The proteins below are encoded in one region of Syntrophotalea carbinolica DSM 2380:
- a CDS encoding bifunctional aconitate hydratase 2/2-methylisocitrate dehydratase translates to MLNEYLQHVDDRAAMGIPPLPLSAEQTEALCRLLTAPPSGRETLLADLLKNRVSPGVDPAAQVKADFLGRILRGGVVSPLVDKTTAVELLGAMLGGYNIAPLLGALRDAELAPLAVEALSGMTLVYDAFDDIVALAENNDYARQVLENWAAASWFTSRPKVPESIRVKVFKVEGEINTDDFSPAGDAWSRPDIPLHALSMGGSRFAGGIETIAAWRKAGHQVAFVGDVVGTGSSRKSACNSLLWHIGEDIPGVPNKRRGGVIIGGAIAPIFFNTAQDSGALPIHAEVDKLEHGAEVTIEPLSGRILDSAGKLLTSFELAPNTLPDEYQAGGRIPLIIGRSLTERARKVLKVEPADFFTLPDNPVPQPDQGYTLAQKLVGKACGLPGVLPGTACEPRMTTVGSQDTTGPMTADELKELACLKFQTPLFMQSFCHTAAYPKPADVKMHHSLPEFMAERGGVALHPGDGVIHSWLNRLLLPDTVGTGGDSHTRFPMGISFPAGSGLVAFAGALGFMPLDMPESVLVRFKGSLKPGITLRDVVNAIPYTAINQGLLTVPKKNKKNIFNGRILEMEGLEDLTVEQAFELTCAAAERSAAAGCIQLNEEQVATFLRSNLALMKSLIEDGYEASETLQNRIDAVEEWLKNPTLLRADAHARYAAVIEVDLDELNEPLICCPNDPDDVHPLSEIAGEAIDDVFIGSCMSNIGHFRAAAAIWEGRHFNDRVRTWVCPPTRMDHQQLKDEALFATFSAIGARIELPGCSLCMGNQARVPARARVFSTSTRNFDNRLGDDAQVYLGSAELAAIIGWLGRIPTVERYFAIYEERISSRTEDIYRYLQLDEKEALR, encoded by the coding sequence ATGCTCAATGAATATTTGCAACATGTTGATGATCGTGCAGCAATGGGGATCCCGCCTCTGCCGCTGTCTGCAGAACAGACGGAAGCACTCTGCCGGTTGTTGACCGCTCCTCCGTCCGGTCGGGAGACGCTGCTGGCGGATCTATTGAAAAACCGGGTGTCGCCCGGAGTCGATCCGGCGGCTCAGGTCAAGGCGGATTTTCTCGGACGCATTCTGCGCGGTGGGGTTGTCAGTCCCCTGGTCGACAAAACCACCGCCGTCGAGCTGCTGGGTGCCATGCTGGGGGGCTACAATATAGCGCCGCTGCTGGGGGCATTGCGTGATGCGGAGTTGGCACCGTTGGCGGTCGAAGCCTTGAGCGGAATGACTCTGGTTTACGATGCCTTCGATGATATCGTGGCCTTGGCTGAGAACAATGATTATGCCCGTCAGGTTCTGGAAAACTGGGCTGCGGCCAGTTGGTTTACATCCCGCCCGAAGGTGCCCGAGAGCATCCGGGTGAAAGTTTTCAAGGTTGAAGGTGAAATCAACACCGATGACTTTTCGCCGGCCGGCGATGCCTGGAGTCGTCCCGATATTCCTCTGCATGCCTTAAGTATGGGCGGCAGCCGCTTCGCCGGCGGTATCGAAACCATAGCGGCATGGCGCAAAGCCGGCCATCAGGTGGCCTTTGTCGGGGATGTGGTCGGTACCGGATCTTCGCGCAAATCGGCCTGCAACAGTCTGCTCTGGCACATCGGTGAAGATATACCCGGCGTACCCAACAAGCGTCGAGGCGGGGTGATCATCGGCGGCGCCATTGCCCCGATCTTTTTCAATACGGCACAGGATTCCGGTGCGCTGCCTATCCATGCCGAGGTCGACAAGCTCGAGCATGGCGCGGAGGTGACCATCGAACCTCTGTCTGGGCGTATTCTGGATTCTGCGGGGAAGCTGCTGACCTCTTTCGAATTGGCGCCCAATACCCTGCCGGACGAGTATCAGGCCGGTGGCAGAATCCCTTTGATCATCGGTCGTTCCCTGACGGAGCGGGCGCGGAAGGTGCTAAAGGTGGAACCCGCCGACTTTTTCACCTTGCCGGACAACCCCGTACCCCAGCCCGATCAGGGTTACACCCTGGCCCAGAAACTGGTGGGCAAGGCCTGCGGATTACCCGGAGTGCTGCCCGGAACAGCCTGCGAACCGCGTATGACCACGGTCGGTTCGCAGGATACCACCGGTCCGATGACCGCGGACGAACTGAAGGAGCTGGCCTGTCTCAAATTTCAGACGCCGCTGTTCATGCAGTCGTTCTGCCATACTGCCGCCTATCCCAAGCCGGCGGATGTCAAGATGCACCATAGTCTGCCGGAGTTCATGGCAGAGCGCGGCGGGGTCGCCCTGCACCCTGGCGACGGCGTGATCCACAGCTGGTTGAACCGCCTGTTGCTGCCCGATACGGTTGGTACCGGCGGCGATTCCCATACACGCTTTCCCATGGGCATTTCTTTCCCGGCGGGTTCCGGCCTGGTAGCCTTTGCCGGAGCGCTGGGTTTTATGCCGTTGGACATGCCGGAATCGGTACTGGTGCGCTTCAAGGGCTCGCTGAAGCCGGGCATCACCCTGCGCGATGTGGTCAATGCCATCCCCTACACGGCTATTAACCAGGGGCTTCTGACGGTTCCGAAAAAGAATAAGAAAAACATTTTCAACGGCCGTATTCTTGAAATGGAAGGGCTTGAAGACTTAACCGTCGAGCAGGCTTTCGAGTTAACCTGTGCGGCAGCCGAACGCAGCGCCGCGGCCGGCTGCATCCAGCTGAACGAGGAGCAGGTGGCCACCTTCCTGCGTTCCAACCTGGCGCTGATGAAGAGTTTGATAGAGGATGGGTACGAAGCGTCCGAAACGTTGCAAAATCGCATCGACGCCGTCGAAGAGTGGCTGAAAAATCCCACTTTGTTGCGCGCCGACGCCCATGCCCGTTATGCGGCTGTGATCGAGGTGGATCTCGATGAGCTGAATGAACCTCTTATCTGCTGCCCCAACGACCCGGATGACGTGCATCCGTTGTCGGAAATTGCCGGCGAAGCCATCGACGATGTTTTTATCGGCTCCTGTATGTCCAATATCGGTCATTTTCGTGCTGCTGCGGCCATCTGGGAGGGGCGACATTTCAATGACCGAGTGCGTACCTGGGTCTGTCCGCCGACCCGCATGGACCATCAGCAGTTGAAGGATGAAGCGTTGTTTGCAACCTTCAGCGCCATTGGCGCCCGTATTGAACTGCCCGGATGTTCCCTGTGTATGGGGAATCAGGCGCGGGTTCCGGCCCGCGCGCGGGTGTTTTCCACTTCCACGCGTAATTTCGATAATCGACTCGGCGATGATGCTCAGGTTTATCTCGGTTCGGCGGAGCTGGCGGCCATTATCGGCTGGCTTGGTCGCATTCCGACAGTGGAGCGGTACTTTGCGATTTACGAGGAGCGGATATCCTCTCGGACTGAGGATATATATCGTTATCTGCAACTGGATGAGAAGGAAGCGCTTCGGTAG
- a CDS encoding OmpA family protein, with translation MKRFLTVVAVLSLVAAGCSQPMTRTQKGTAIGAGAGAAVGAGLGQLIGGDTEGTLIGAGIGAALGGTVGGFYANYMEKQEQAMRQQLAGVEGASIQRDAEVLAVTFKSDVLFDVNSYSVKSGGYDELQRVAGVLNNYPQTSIQIAGHTDSTGSEQYNMQLSRQRAEAVKNVLVGYGVAPARLMTVGYGESKPIASNANEAGRQINRRVAITITPNQQQMSTQPY, from the coding sequence ATGAAAAGATTTTTGACTGTTGTTGCGGTGCTTTCCCTGGTTGCTGCCGGTTGCAGCCAGCCCATGACGCGGACCCAGAAAGGCACGGCCATCGGCGCGGGGGCTGGTGCGGCCGTAGGCGCAGGATTGGGACAACTCATCGGCGGTGATACCGAGGGTACTCTTATCGGTGCCGGTATCGGTGCCGCGTTGGGAGGGACGGTAGGCGGTTTCTATGCCAATTATATGGAAAAGCAGGAACAGGCCATGCGGCAGCAATTGGCCGGGGTCGAAGGGGCCAGTATTCAACGTGATGCCGAAGTGCTGGCGGTGACGTTCAAGTCCGACGTGCTGTTCGATGTCAATTCCTATTCCGTCAAATCCGGCGGTTACGACGAGTTGCAGCGAGTTGCCGGGGTGCTCAACAATTATCCCCAGACCAGCATCCAGATTGCCGGACATACCGACAGCACCGGCTCCGAGCAATACAATATGCAGTTGTCCCGGCAGCGCGCCGAGGCGGTTAAGAATGTGCTGGTCGGTTATGGGGTGGCACCCGCTCGCCTGATGACCGTCGGCTACGGCGAAAGCAAGCCCATTGCCAGCAATGCCAACGAGGCCGGTCGTCAGATCAACCGACGTGTGGCTATCACCATTACGCCGAATCAGCAGCAGATGTCCACCCAGCCTTACTGA
- the gatC gene encoding Asp-tRNA(Asn)/Glu-tRNA(Gln) amidotransferase subunit GatC: protein MKINREQVEHVARLARLALSEDELASLTDDMDAILGYVEKLNELDTDHIIPTAHAVPVENAFREDCAGSSIGTDKALQNAPEASDNCFVVPKVIE from the coding sequence ATGAAAATAAACAGAGAACAGGTTGAGCATGTCGCGCGACTGGCGCGGCTGGCATTGTCGGAGGATGAACTGGCCAGCCTGACCGACGACATGGATGCCATCCTCGGCTATGTCGAAAAGCTCAACGAACTCGATACCGATCATATTATCCCCACCGCCCATGCCGTACCTGTGGAAAACGCCTTTCGCGAAGATTGCGCCGGATCATCCATCGGCACGGACAAGGCCTTGCAGAATGCCCCCGAAGCTTCGGATAACTGCTTTGTCGTCCCCAAGGTTATCGAATAA
- the gatA gene encoding Asp-tRNA(Asn)/Glu-tRNA(Gln) amidotransferase subunit GatA, with protein sequence MALTDLTIHELQALLKNREISSRELTQAFLTRIADTDQRIGAFITQSEEAALKNAEAADARLAAGNAASLTGIPLALKDIFITEGMRTTCASRILDNFVPPYSGTAVRKLQEQDAVILGKLNMDEFAMGSSNENSAFGTVKNPWNQDCVPGGSSGGSAACVAARQAVATLGTDTGGSIRQPASHCGVVGLKPTYGRVSRYGVIAYASSLDQVGPLTRDVEDCALMLGAVAGYDPADSTSINTPVPDYQAALKQGIQGLKIGLPKEYFIEGLDTDIRQTIDKAIATLRKLGAEPVEVSLPHTEYAVACYYLIATAEASSNLARYDGVRYGERVDQGRGLIDMYMQSRAAGFGPEVKRRIMLGTYALSSGYYDAYYLKAQKVRTLIRQDFLDAFNQVDVILTPVAPTPAFRMGEKTADPLQMYLSDIFTIPVNLAGTCGMSVPCGFSHDGLPIGLQLIGRPFGEETILRTAYAYEQATDWHRHCAPL encoded by the coding sequence ATGGCATTAACGGATTTGACTATCCACGAATTGCAGGCGCTTCTGAAAAACCGGGAAATCTCCTCTCGCGAGCTGACCCAGGCTTTTTTGACGCGCATTGCCGATACCGACCAGCGCATCGGCGCCTTTATCACCCAAAGTGAAGAAGCTGCCCTGAAAAACGCGGAGGCCGCCGACGCACGTCTCGCCGCCGGCAATGCGGCCAGCCTGACCGGTATCCCCTTGGCCCTCAAGGATATTTTTATCACCGAGGGCATGCGCACCACCTGCGCCTCGCGTATTCTTGACAACTTTGTTCCGCCGTACTCCGGCACCGCCGTGCGCAAGCTGCAGGAGCAGGACGCGGTTATCCTCGGCAAACTGAACATGGACGAATTCGCCATGGGCAGTTCCAACGAAAACAGCGCCTTCGGCACGGTCAAAAATCCATGGAACCAGGACTGCGTGCCCGGCGGCTCTTCCGGGGGCTCGGCGGCCTGCGTGGCGGCGCGTCAGGCTGTAGCCACACTCGGCACCGATACCGGCGGCTCCATTCGCCAGCCGGCATCCCATTGCGGCGTCGTGGGACTCAAACCGACTTACGGCCGCGTTTCGCGTTACGGGGTCATCGCCTATGCTTCGTCCCTCGACCAGGTCGGGCCGCTGACCCGTGACGTCGAGGACTGCGCCCTGATGCTTGGCGCCGTGGCCGGTTACGATCCGGCCGATTCGACCTCCATCAACACGCCGGTCCCCGACTACCAGGCCGCACTGAAACAGGGGATCCAAGGTCTCAAAATCGGATTGCCCAAAGAATATTTCATCGAAGGCCTGGATACGGATATTCGCCAAACCATCGACAAGGCTATCGCCACCTTACGGAAACTCGGTGCCGAGCCCGTCGAAGTCTCCCTGCCCCACACCGAATATGCCGTGGCCTGCTACTACCTCATCGCCACCGCCGAGGCGTCCAGCAACCTGGCCCGCTATGACGGCGTACGTTATGGCGAGCGGGTCGATCAGGGCCGCGGCTTAATCGACATGTACATGCAAAGCCGCGCCGCCGGTTTCGGCCCCGAGGTCAAACGGCGCATCATGCTCGGCACCTATGCCCTGTCGTCGGGTTACTACGATGCTTACTACCTCAAAGCCCAGAAAGTGCGCACCCTCATCCGCCAGGATTTCCTCGATGCCTTCAATCAGGTTGATGTCATCCTGACCCCGGTGGCACCGACTCCGGCCTTCCGTATGGGCGAGAAGACCGCCGACCCGCTGCAGATGTACCTTTCGGACATCTTCACCATCCCGGTAAACCTCGCGGGCACCTGCGGCATGAGCGTCCCCTGCGGATTCTCCCATGACGGTTTGCCTATCGGCCTGCAACTCATCGGCCGGCCGTTCGGTGAAGAAACGATTCTCAGGACCGCCTACGCGTACGAGCAGGCTACCGACTGGCACCGCCACTGCGCGCCCCTGTAG
- the gatB gene encoding Asp-tRNA(Asn)/Glu-tRNA(Gln) amidotransferase subunit GatB translates to MTSRYEVVIGLEVHVQLTTQTKIFCNCSIAFGNQPNSQTCPVCLGLPGALPVLNRKVVEYAIKTGLATNCSIAPRSIFARKNYFYPDLPKGYQISQFELPICEHGRLDIDVDGTSKSIGITRIHMEEDAGKLLHDDGDTSRVDLNRACTPLMEIVSEPDMRSSDEAIAYLKKLHQIVVYLGVCDGNLEEGSFRCDANVSIRPWGQKEFGTRAELKNINSFRFIKQAIDYEIERQADILDDGGTVVQETRLFDTASGTTRSMRSKEEAHDYRYFPDPDLVPLIVSDDWVEQIRRELPELPEAKIARFVGELGIPQYDAEVLAADRAMAEYYDSLVKAHGNAKLCANWVMGELQRALNDSGAGIAECPVTPPMLAGILQRIDDNTISNKIAKTVFDAMWQSGKDADTIIEEQGLKQVTDTGAIEAVIDEVLAANPSQVEEYRGGKDKLMGFFVGQVMRATKGKANPKTLNELLKKKLTGE, encoded by the coding sequence ATGACATCGCGATACGAAGTTGTTATCGGGCTGGAAGTTCACGTCCAGCTCACCACCCAGACCAAAATTTTCTGTAACTGTTCCATCGCCTTCGGCAACCAGCCCAACAGCCAGACCTGCCCGGTATGCCTGGGCCTGCCCGGAGCGTTGCCGGTTCTCAACCGCAAGGTCGTCGAGTACGCCATCAAAACCGGCCTAGCGACCAATTGCAGCATCGCGCCGCGTTCCATTTTCGCGCGCAAGAACTACTTCTACCCCGACCTGCCCAAAGGCTACCAGATCTCCCAGTTTGAACTGCCGATCTGCGAACACGGGCGCCTCGATATCGACGTCGATGGCACCAGCAAATCGATCGGCATCACCCGCATTCATATGGAGGAAGATGCCGGCAAGCTGCTGCACGACGACGGCGACACCTCGCGGGTCGACCTCAACCGCGCCTGCACGCCGCTGATGGAAATTGTTTCCGAGCCGGACATGCGTTCCTCGGATGAAGCCATCGCCTACCTGAAAAAGTTGCATCAGATCGTCGTCTACCTGGGCGTCTGCGACGGCAATCTGGAAGAAGGTTCCTTCCGCTGCGACGCCAACGTATCGATCCGACCCTGGGGACAGAAGGAATTCGGCACCCGTGCCGAGCTCAAAAACATCAACTCCTTCCGGTTTATCAAGCAGGCCATCGATTACGAAATCGAACGCCAGGCCGACATCCTCGATGACGGTGGCACGGTCGTCCAGGAAACCCGCCTGTTCGACACCGCCAGCGGCACCACCCGCTCCATGCGCAGCAAGGAAGAAGCGCACGACTACCGCTACTTCCCGGATCCCGACCTTGTGCCGTTGATCGTCTCGGACGACTGGGTTGAACAGATACGCCGCGAGCTGCCCGAACTGCCGGAAGCCAAGATTGCCCGGTTTGTCGGCGAGCTGGGTATTCCCCAATACGATGCCGAGGTTCTGGCCGCGGATCGGGCCATGGCCGAATACTATGATAGTCTGGTTAAAGCGCATGGCAACGCCAAGCTGTGCGCCAACTGGGTCATGGGCGAACTGCAGCGCGCACTCAACGACAGCGGCGCAGGTATTGCCGAGTGTCCGGTAACCCCGCCGATGCTGGCCGGCATTCTGCAACGCATCGACGACAACACCATCTCCAACAAAATCGCCAAGACCGTCTTTGATGCCATGTGGCAGAGCGGCAAGGATGCTGATACGATTATCGAGGAGCAGGGCCTCAAGCAGGTCACCGATACCGGGGCCATCGAAGCTGTCATCGACGAAGTACTGGCGGCCAACCCGAGTCAGGTTGAAGAATACCGAGGCGGCAAGGACAAGCTGATGGGCTTCTTCGTCGGACAGGTCATGCGTGCCACCAAGGGCAAGGCCAATCCAAAGACCCTGAATGAACTGTTGAAGAAAAAACTGACAGGGGAATAA
- the mtnA gene encoding S-methyl-5-thioribose-1-phosphate isomerase, translating into MSIKPIEYRDGVVRMIDQRLLPTQELWLEYRDYQAVAEAILTMVVRGAPAIGVAAAYGAALGARDIEADSFESFLAALKNVCDTLAATRPTAVNLFWALERMQAKARELAALPLDAIKAALMDEAQAIAAQDDAINRAMGRHGAELIADNARVLTHCNAGALATGGYGTALGVIRAAVESGKKISVLADETRPFLQGSRLTAWELHKDGIPVTLICDNMAGALMRQGEIDCVIVGADRIAANGDVANKIGTYSVAVLAKEHGLPFYVAAPLSTIDLKIPDGDHIPIEERDTSEVTHCGPTRLAPEGINVRNPAFDVTPAGLITAIITERGVVRGDYVRGLANLF; encoded by the coding sequence ATGTCCATCAAGCCTATCGAATACCGTGACGGAGTCGTGCGCATGATCGATCAGCGCCTGCTCCCCACGCAGGAGCTATGGCTCGAATACCGTGATTACCAGGCGGTTGCCGAGGCCATCCTTACCATGGTGGTACGTGGAGCGCCGGCCATCGGTGTGGCGGCGGCCTATGGCGCCGCCCTCGGTGCCCGCGACATCGAAGCCGACAGCTTCGAGTCTTTTCTCGCCGCCTTGAAAAACGTCTGCGACACCCTCGCCGCCACCCGCCCCACGGCCGTCAACCTGTTCTGGGCTCTTGAGCGCATGCAAGCCAAAGCCCGCGAACTCGCTGCGCTGCCGCTGGACGCCATCAAGGCGGCCCTGATGGACGAGGCCCAGGCCATCGCCGCCCAGGACGATGCCATCAACCGTGCCATGGGCCGGCATGGTGCCGAGCTCATCGCCGACAACGCGCGGGTGCTGACCCACTGCAACGCCGGAGCTCTCGCCACCGGCGGCTACGGCACCGCGCTGGGAGTGATCCGCGCAGCGGTGGAAAGCGGCAAAAAAATCAGCGTTCTGGCCGACGAAACCCGCCCTTTTTTGCAGGGATCCAGGCTGACCGCCTGGGAACTGCACAAAGATGGCATCCCCGTCACCCTGATCTGCGACAACATGGCCGGTGCCCTCATGCGCCAGGGCGAAATCGACTGCGTCATTGTCGGCGCTGACCGCATCGCCGCTAACGGCGATGTCGCCAACAAAATCGGCACCTACAGTGTAGCGGTACTGGCCAAAGAACACGGCCTGCCCTTTTATGTGGCCGCCCCCCTGTCGACCATCGACCTGAAAATTCCCGATGGCGATCACATCCCCATCGAGGAACGGGATACCAGCGAGGTTACCCATTGCGGCCCGACCCGATTGGCCCCCGAAGGCATCAACGTGCGTAACCCGGCCTTCGATGTCACCCCGGCAGGCCTGATAACTGCTATCATTACCGAACGCGGTGTGGTTCGGGGGGACTATGTCCGCGGCCTGGCCAACCTCTTTTAG
- the glnE gene encoding bifunctional [glutamate--ammonia ligase]-adenylyl-L-tyrosine phosphorylase/[glutamate--ammonia-ligase] adenylyltransferase — translation MSPESLSAQLESFCKQGDEKALAHLAAELGFVQSSRSAANLLLLYPWAGSGANLAQLAQQALAAADPDQALNGLERLAGMLQPEDRQALFSSTQACWHVLIVLGASTFLTNILCRRPTLCRPLFVDGGLLKNKNTADMLDDLCRQSDRPRNFPALQKELRLYKQQEILRIAGRDLGGLAPLEEVTAELSDLAAACLQRAVDICGELLQTEHGAPLIDTPDGNPGIEAEFVVLAMGKFGGRELNFSSDIDLIYCYSSDQGQTTGTPDGKGGMKNRLRLHQYFVKLAELVTRAIGQRTEEGLVFRVDLDLRPEGKSGEVVNSLSNTEAYYEHWGQSWERCAMLKAKPIAGSLALGEQLLDYLEPFIYRRFLDYTMIEDLKLMKQKINRNLTREREGELNLKLGRGGIREIEFFIQAIQLVHSGKKPELRERNSLKALALLRREGLADEETYNTLSEAYIFLRTTEHRIQVEQERQTHNLPLNSHELSLLGRRCGFAEQGAFMAELERHRQGVEAIYHDLFYTGEEEAAIEVSREVRMLLDPALDEDLAKDLLEEKGFSLPDAAYTNLLTLRDGPPHVRLSPMGRRHLERIAPLLLQEVLDFPEPDMALRNLEHFLSGLHARATFYALLAENLQIPKLLISLFGTSQFLSRNLIQHPEILDMLVARAHAVERKDRDTMKQDLERLLQLAPDYEGQLNALRRFRNEEFLRIALNDLYGKMAPQEGPRQLTQVAEICLEKAVFIARRELLPRFGIPTCQNPDGSIGEAAFAVVGMGKLGGCELTYHSDLDIIFIFEGEGNTAAAPESDPERFRPRSNQEYFARLAQRIISILGLITGEGYVYQLDTRLRPSGHQGPLVTSLSAYRAYHATSSQLWERQALIKARVVVGPAPLAERIAACNHAIVYQSPLPADHKQEIYRLRQRMEQEIAREDGGRLNIKTGRGGLVDVEFLVQYLQLLHGDSCPALQTQNTLTALKVLHRQDLLNKTDYRLLASGYQFLRRLENRLRLVHDQSINAFTDDPAGLAKMARRLGYQQDRADRQLLTDYHNATENIRAIFDRYLAPEKMTSD, via the coding sequence ATGAGCCCGGAAAGCCTATCGGCGCAACTGGAGAGCTTCTGTAAACAAGGCGACGAGAAAGCCCTGGCTCATCTCGCCGCCGAGCTCGGCTTTGTCCAAAGCTCCAGAAGCGCCGCCAACCTTCTGTTGCTCTACCCGTGGGCCGGCAGCGGCGCCAATCTGGCTCAACTGGCGCAACAGGCCCTCGCTGCGGCAGACCCCGACCAGGCCCTCAACGGCCTGGAACGTCTGGCCGGCATGCTGCAACCGGAGGATCGACAGGCCCTTTTTTCCTCGACGCAGGCTTGCTGGCATGTGCTCATCGTTCTGGGAGCGTCCACCTTCCTGACCAACATCCTGTGCCGACGCCCCACCCTTTGCCGCCCCCTGTTTGTCGATGGCGGACTGCTGAAAAACAAAAATACCGCCGACATGCTGGACGACCTGTGCCGGCAATCTGACCGTCCCCGGAATTTTCCCGCCCTGCAAAAAGAGTTGCGCCTGTACAAACAGCAGGAGATCCTGCGCATCGCAGGCCGCGATCTTGGCGGCCTGGCGCCACTGGAAGAGGTCACCGCCGAACTGTCCGACCTGGCCGCAGCCTGCCTGCAGCGCGCAGTCGACATCTGCGGGGAACTGCTGCAAACCGAACATGGTGCCCCGCTGATCGACACGCCCGACGGTAACCCCGGAATCGAGGCAGAGTTCGTGGTGCTGGCCATGGGCAAATTCGGTGGCCGCGAACTCAATTTTTCCTCCGATATCGACCTGATTTACTGCTATTCAAGCGATCAGGGACAAACAACCGGAACCCCTGACGGCAAAGGCGGCATGAAAAACCGCCTGCGGCTCCACCAGTACTTTGTCAAACTCGCAGAACTGGTCACCCGCGCCATCGGCCAACGCACCGAGGAAGGATTGGTGTTCCGGGTCGATCTCGACCTGCGTCCGGAAGGCAAGAGCGGCGAAGTGGTCAACTCGCTGAGTAACACCGAAGCCTATTACGAACATTGGGGGCAGAGCTGGGAGCGCTGCGCCATGCTCAAAGCCAAGCCGATAGCCGGCTCTCTGGCCCTGGGCGAACAACTGCTTGACTATCTGGAACCGTTTATCTACCGCCGGTTTCTCGATTACACCATGATCGAAGACCTTAAATTGATGAAGCAGAAGATCAACCGCAACCTGACCCGTGAACGAGAAGGCGAGCTGAATCTCAAACTCGGTCGCGGCGGTATCCGCGAAATCGAATTCTTCATCCAGGCCATTCAACTGGTCCACTCCGGCAAGAAACCGGAATTGCGCGAACGAAACTCCCTCAAGGCACTGGCGCTGCTCCGCCGGGAAGGACTGGCCGACGAAGAAACCTACAACACCCTGTCCGAGGCCTATATTTTCCTGCGCACCACCGAGCATCGCATCCAGGTGGAGCAGGAACGCCAGACCCATAACCTGCCGCTGAACAGTCATGAGCTGTCGCTGCTGGGACGCCGCTGCGGTTTCGCCGAGCAAGGTGCGTTCATGGCCGAACTGGAGCGTCACCGCCAGGGTGTGGAAGCGATCTACCACGACCTGTTCTACACCGGTGAAGAGGAGGCCGCCATCGAAGTCAGTCGCGAGGTGCGCATGCTGCTCGATCCGGCCCTTGACGAAGATCTGGCCAAGGACCTGCTGGAAGAAAAAGGCTTCAGCCTTCCGGATGCGGCCTATACCAATCTACTGACTCTGCGGGACGGTCCGCCCCATGTGAGATTGTCGCCCATGGGCCGGCGCCATCTCGAGCGTATCGCACCGCTGTTGCTGCAGGAGGTCCTTGATTTTCCCGAACCGGACATGGCGCTGAGAAACCTGGAGCATTTTTTATCCGGCCTGCATGCACGGGCCACCTTTTACGCGCTGCTGGCTGAAAATCTGCAGATTCCCAAGCTGCTCATTTCCTTGTTCGGCACCAGCCAGTTTTTGTCCCGCAATCTCATCCAGCATCCGGAAATCCTCGACATGCTGGTGGCCCGGGCCCATGCCGTGGAACGCAAAGACCGCGACACCATGAAACAGGATCTTGAACGCCTACTGCAATTGGCGCCCGATTACGAAGGCCAGCTCAATGCCTTGCGCCGCTTTCGCAACGAAGAATTCCTGCGCATCGCCCTCAACGATCTGTATGGCAAAATGGCTCCCCAGGAAGGCCCACGCCAACTGACGCAAGTGGCTGAAATTTGCCTTGAAAAAGCGGTCTTCATTGCTCGTCGGGAACTGCTGCCGCGCTTCGGCATCCCGACATGCCAGAACCCGGATGGCAGCATCGGCGAAGCTGCATTTGCGGTTGTCGGCATGGGAAAACTCGGGGGCTGCGAACTCACCTACCACTCGGATCTGGACATCATTTTCATTTTTGAGGGGGAAGGGAACACCGCGGCGGCACCGGAAAGCGACCCCGAGCGATTCCGGCCACGCAGCAATCAGGAATATTTTGCACGACTGGCCCAGCGTATCATCTCCATATTGGGCCTGATTACCGGCGAAGGTTACGTGTACCAGCTCGACACCCGTTTGCGCCCTTCGGGTCATCAGGGTCCGTTGGTCACCAGCCTGTCTGCCTATCGTGCCTACCACGCTACATCGTCACAGCTCTGGGAACGCCAGGCTTTAATCAAAGCGCGGGTGGTGGTCGGGCCGGCCCCGCTGGCCGAACGTATCGCCGCATGCAATCATGCGATTGTTTACCAGAGCCCCCTGCCTGCAGATCACAAACAGGAGATTTATCGTCTGCGTCAACGCATGGAACAGGAAATCGCCCGCGAGGACGGCGGCCGGCTCAATATCAAGACCGGCCGCGGCGGGCTTGTCGATGTGGAATTTCTCGTCCAGTACCTGCAACTTTTGCATGGCGACAGCTGCCCGGCGCTACAGACTCAGAACACGCTGACGGCCCTGAAGGTTTTGCATCGCCAGGATCTGCTGAATAAAACCGACTATCGTCTGCTGGCCAGCGGTTACCAGTTTTTACGTCGTCTGGAGAACCGTCTGCGCCTGGTTCACGACCAATCCATCAACGCCTTCACCGACGACCCCGCCGGCCTGGCAAAAATGGCCCGACGCCTCGGCTACCAGCAAGACCGGGCCGACCGCCAATTGCTGACCGACTACCACAACGCGACGGAAAACATCCGCGCCATCTTCGATCGTTATCTGGCCCCGGAAAAAATGACTTCCGACTGA